A single window of Pectobacterium parmentieri DNA harbors:
- the purB gene encoding adenylosuccinate lyase yields MELSSLTAVSPIDGRYGDKVSTLRTIFSEFGLLKFRVQVEVRWLQKLAACAEIQEVPAFDADANAFLDKIVAEFSEEDAARIKTIERTTNHDVKAVEYFLKEKVAAIPALHAVNEFIHFACTSEDINNLSHALMLDTARRDVILPHWRQIIDALKTLAQEYRDIPLLSRTHGQPATPSTIGKEFANVAYRMERQYRQLQQVEVLGKINGAVGNYNAHLAAYPEIDWHQFSESFVTSLGINWNPYTTQIEPHDYIAELFDCIARFNTILIDFDRDIWGYIALNHFKQKTIAGEIGSSTMPHKVNPIDFENSEGNLGLANAVLTHLASKLPVSRWQRDLTDSTVLRNLGVGVGYALIAYQATMKGISKLEVNRDRLADELDHNWEVLAEPIQTVMRRYGIEKPYEKLKELTRGKRIDAAGIQAFIDGLELPEAEKTRLKAMTPANYIGRAIAMVDDLK; encoded by the coding sequence ATGGAATTATCCTCACTGACCGCCGTTTCCCCTATTGATGGACGCTACGGCGATAAAGTCAGCACGTTGCGCACCATTTTCAGCGAATTCGGTTTGCTGAAATTCCGTGTGCAGGTTGAAGTACGTTGGCTGCAAAAACTGGCGGCCTGTGCAGAGATCCAGGAAGTTCCTGCATTTGACGCGGACGCAAACGCTTTCCTTGATAAAATTGTCGCCGAATTCAGCGAAGAAGATGCCGCGCGAATTAAAACTATCGAGCGTACCACCAACCACGATGTGAAAGCCGTTGAGTACTTCCTGAAAGAAAAAGTTGCCGCAATTCCGGCACTGCATGCCGTTAACGAATTCATCCACTTCGCCTGTACTTCAGAAGATATTAACAATCTGTCTCATGCGCTGATGCTGGATACGGCTCGCCGCGATGTCATTCTGCCGCACTGGCGTCAAATTATTGATGCGCTGAAAACACTGGCGCAGGAATACCGCGATATTCCGCTGCTTTCCCGTACTCACGGTCAGCCAGCCACACCTTCCACCATCGGTAAAGAGTTTGCTAACGTCGCTTACCGCATGGAGCGCCAATATCGGCAACTGCAACAGGTTGAGGTTCTGGGAAAAATTAATGGTGCCGTCGGTAACTATAATGCCCATCTGGCCGCCTACCCGGAAATCGACTGGCACCAGTTCAGCGAAAGCTTTGTCACGTCGCTGGGCATCAACTGGAACCCGTACACCACGCAGATCGAACCGCATGATTACATCGCCGAACTGTTCGACTGCATCGCGCGTTTCAATACGATTTTGATCGACTTTGATCGTGATATTTGGGGCTACATCGCACTGAATCACTTCAAACAGAAAACTATTGCGGGCGAAATCGGTTCCTCCACCATGCCGCATAAAGTTAACCCGATTGACTTCGAAAACTCGGAAGGCAACCTGGGGCTGGCAAACGCCGTGCTGACCCATCTGGCCAGCAAACTGCCGGTTTCCCGCTGGCAGCGTGACCTCACCGACTCTACCGTGCTGCGTAATCTGGGCGTGGGCGTGGGTTATGCGCTGATTGCGTATCAAGCCACGATGAAGGGCATCAGCAAACTGGAAGTGAATCGCGATCGTCTGGCTGACGAACTGGATCACAACTGGGAAGTGTTGGCAGAACCTATCCAGACTGTGATGCGTCGCTACGGGATTGAAAAACCATATGAGAAATTGAAGGAACTGACTCGTGGCAAACGCATTGATGCTGCCGGTATTCAGGCATTCATCGATGGTTTGGAATTACCGGAAGCGGAAAAAACGCGTCTGAAGGCGATGACGCCAGCCAACTATATCGGTCGTGCCATCGCGATGGTCGACGATCTGAAATAA
- the phoQ gene encoding two-component system sensor histidine kinase PhoQ: MSDNDKKQPFSLRIRFLLATAAIVLALSLAYGTVAIIGYSVNFDKTSFRLLRGESNLYYSLAQWRDNQLNIVTPPDVDINFPTLVLIYDEQGNMLWREKHVPELEALIKPEWLNKTAYHELDTDSDTSSAVLTGNTLLLSSLRALNGTQNNALTHSIAVNVYPRTEHLPSITIVVVDRIPQELQQEDVVWEWFSYVFIANLLLVLPLLWLGAHWSLRPIQHLVKQIAELEKGSREQLDENPPRELFSLVKNLNILLNNERQRYHKYRTTLTDLTHSLKTPLAVLQTTLRALRTGKEITIEQAEPIMLAQISRISQQIGYYLHRASVRAEHNLLIREVHSVPAVLDGLCSALNKVYQRKGVVLTLDIPPELTFVGEKNDFMEVMGNILDNACKYCLEFVEISVQYSDHKLHLIIDDDGPGILESKREVIFQRGQRADRMRPGQGIGLAVAVEIIEQYQGEIRISDSALGGARVEAIFSRQNLSQNEG, encoded by the coding sequence ATGAGTGATAACGATAAAAAGCAGCCTTTCTCACTTCGCATTCGTTTTTTACTGGCGACAGCCGCTATTGTGTTAGCGTTGTCGCTGGCTTATGGCACCGTCGCCATTATCGGTTACAGCGTCAACTTTGATAAAACCTCATTCCGCCTGTTACGTGGCGAGAGCAACCTCTACTACAGTCTCGCACAGTGGCGCGATAACCAACTGAATATCGTTACCCCACCCGATGTTGACATCAACTTCCCCACGCTGGTGTTGATATACGATGAGCAGGGCAACATGCTCTGGCGTGAAAAGCACGTTCCCGAACTGGAAGCGCTGATAAAGCCAGAATGGCTGAACAAGACGGCCTATCATGAACTGGATACCGACTCCGATACCAGCAGCGCGGTATTAACGGGCAATACCTTACTGTTGAGCAGCTTGCGAGCGCTGAATGGCACGCAAAATAACGCGTTAACGCACTCTATCGCCGTGAACGTTTACCCGAGAACCGAGCATCTCCCCTCTATCACGATTGTGGTGGTCGATCGTATTCCACAGGAACTGCAACAAGAAGACGTGGTGTGGGAGTGGTTCAGCTATGTTTTTATCGCTAATCTCCTGCTGGTACTTCCTCTGCTTTGGCTTGGCGCTCACTGGAGTTTGCGCCCTATTCAGCACTTGGTAAAACAGATCGCTGAACTGGAAAAAGGCTCGCGAGAGCAATTGGATGAAAATCCGCCACGCGAATTATTCAGCCTGGTGAAAAACCTGAATATCCTGCTAAACAACGAACGCCAGCGCTACCATAAGTACCGCACGACGCTCACCGATCTCACTCACAGCCTGAAAACGCCGCTGGCGGTCTTACAGACCACGTTACGCGCACTGCGCACAGGCAAAGAGATCACTATCGAACAGGCTGAGCCCATTATGCTGGCGCAGATCAGTCGCATCTCACAGCAAATTGGTTATTACCTGCATCGCGCTAGCGTGCGCGCCGAACATAACTTACTGATACGCGAAGTGCACTCGGTTCCGGCAGTGCTGGATGGCCTGTGCTCCGCATTGAATAAAGTGTATCAGCGCAAGGGGGTGGTGTTGACGCTCGATATTCCGCCCGAACTAACCTTCGTGGGAGAAAAGAATGATTTCATGGAAGTCATGGGTAACATCCTTGATAACGCCTGTAAATACTGCCTGGAATTTGTCGAAATTAGCGTGCAATACTCCGATCACAAGCTACATCTGATTATCGATGATGACGGGCCCGGCATTCTCGAAAGCAAGCGTGAGGTTATTTTCCAGCGTGGGCAGCGCGCCGACCGCATGCGCCCAGGCCAAGGCATTGGCCTCGCCGTCGCGGTTGAAATTATCGAACAGTATCAGGGGGAGATCCGCATCAGCGACAGCGCACTGGGTGGTGCCCGAGTCGAAGCCATTTTCTCCCGCCAGAACCTCAGCCAGAATGAGGGGTGA
- the potA gene encoding spermidine/putrescine ABC transporter ATP-binding protein PotA, which produces MKENFPAVPVVELINVHKGFDGKDIISHFNLTINNGEFLTILGPSGCGKTTVLRLIAGLETVDSGNVMLEKQDITHQPAEQRHVNTVFQSYALFPHLSVFENVAFGLRMQKAPAAEITPRVIDALKMVQLDELAQRRPHQLSGGQQQRVAIARAVVNQPKVLLLDESLSALDYKLRKQMQNELKALQRKLGITFIFVTHDQEEALTMSDRIVVMRDGRIEQDGTPREIYEEPKNLFVASFIGEINIFDAIALEQLDGQRVRAQVEGHECVITVNVPVNVGQHLNVLLRPEDLRVEELGDGMQAEGMVGYVRERNYKGMTLESNIELENGKMVMVSEFFNEDDPDVDHSLNQKVDVTWVESWEVVLHDEEIA; this is translated from the coding sequence ATGAAAGAAAACTTCCCGGCTGTGCCCGTCGTTGAGTTGATCAACGTCCACAAAGGCTTTGATGGCAAAGACATCATTTCACACTTCAATCTCACCATTAATAACGGTGAGTTCTTAACAATCCTCGGGCCATCCGGCTGTGGTAAAACCACCGTACTACGCCTGATTGCCGGTCTGGAAACGGTCGACAGCGGCAATGTTATGCTGGAAAAGCAGGATATTACCCATCAGCCCGCCGAACAGCGACACGTTAATACCGTATTTCAAAGCTATGCACTGTTTCCTCACCTAAGCGTGTTTGAGAACGTGGCGTTTGGCTTGCGCATGCAGAAAGCGCCCGCCGCGGAGATTACCCCGCGCGTGATTGACGCCCTGAAAATGGTGCAACTGGACGAGTTAGCACAGCGTCGCCCGCACCAATTGTCCGGTGGTCAGCAACAGCGTGTTGCTATCGCCCGCGCCGTCGTCAACCAGCCGAAAGTACTGCTGCTGGACGAATCCCTGTCCGCACTCGATTATAAGCTGCGCAAGCAGATGCAGAACGAGCTGAAAGCGCTGCAACGTAAGTTGGGTATCACCTTTATTTTCGTCACGCACGATCAGGAAGAAGCACTGACGATGTCCGACCGCATCGTAGTAATGCGCGATGGGCGTATCGAGCAAGATGGCACACCGCGTGAAATCTATGAAGAGCCGAAAAATCTGTTCGTCGCCAGTTTTATTGGTGAAATCAATATCTTTGATGCGATCGCACTGGAACAGCTAGACGGGCAACGAGTGCGCGCTCAGGTCGAAGGCCACGAATGCGTTATCACCGTCAACGTTCCGGTCAATGTCGGCCAACATCTCAACGTGCTGTTGCGACCGGAAGATTTACGCGTCGAGGAGTTGGGCGACGGTATGCAGGCCGAAGGGATGGTTGGCTACGTGCGCGAGCGCAACTATAAAGGCATGACGCTGGAATCCAACATCGAGTTGGAAAATGGCAAGATGGTTATGGTCAGCGAATTTTTTAACGAAGACGATCCTGACGTCGACCATTCACTCAACCAGAAAGTAGACGTCACCTGGGTGGAAAGCTGGGAGGTTGTCCTGCACGATGAAGAAATCGCGTAA
- the potB gene encoding spermidine/putrescine ABC transporter permease PotB: MKKSRKRFQNTIITLIVAWLVLFVFLPNLMIIGTSFLTRDDAHFISLVFTLENYTRLADPLYASVLLHSLNMAAIATFCCLLLGYPFAFILARLPKNIQPLMLFLLIVPFWTNSLIRIYGLKIFLSTRGHLNEFLLWTGLIDTPLRIMYTSEAVILGLIYILLPFMVLPLYSSIEKLDKAYLEAARDLGANKWQTFIRVVIPLTMPGIIAGCLLVLLPAMGLFFVADLMGGAKNLLIGNVIKSQFLNIRDWPFGAATSICLTLVMGVLLFIYYRTARLLNKKGELE, from the coding sequence ATGAAGAAATCGCGTAAACGTTTTCAAAACACCATTATTACCCTCATTGTTGCCTGGCTGGTGCTGTTTGTTTTCTTGCCTAATCTGATGATCATCGGAACCAGTTTTCTGACGCGCGATGACGCCCATTTCATCAGTCTGGTCTTTACGCTGGAAAACTACACGCGGCTGGCCGACCCGCTTTATGCTTCAGTCCTGCTGCATTCGCTGAACATGGCCGCCATCGCCACGTTCTGCTGTCTGCTCTTAGGCTATCCGTTTGCCTTTATTTTGGCGCGCTTACCGAAAAACATTCAGCCGCTGATGCTGTTTCTGCTGATTGTGCCGTTTTGGACCAACTCACTGATCCGCATTTACGGGCTGAAAATTTTCCTCAGCACGCGCGGACACCTGAATGAATTTCTGCTCTGGACGGGCCTGATTGACACGCCGCTGCGGATTATGTATACTTCCGAAGCCGTCATTCTCGGCCTGATTTACATCCTGCTGCCTTTCATGGTGCTACCGCTCTACTCCAGCATTGAAAAGCTCGATAAAGCCTATCTTGAAGCCGCCCGCGATCTGGGTGCCAATAAATGGCAAACCTTCATTCGTGTGGTGATCCCGTTAACCATGCCGGGAATTATCGCCGGATGCTTGCTGGTGCTGCTACCCGCCATGGGATTGTTTTTCGTTGCCGACCTGATGGGCGGTGCCAAGAACTTACTGATCGGTAACGTGATTAAAAGCCAGTTCCTTAATATCCGCGATTGGCCGTTTGGTGCCGCCACCAGCATCTGCCTGACGCTGGTCATGGGCGTGCTGCTGTTTATCTACTACCGCACAGCCCGCTTGCTGAATAAAAAGGGAGAGCTGGAATGA
- the hflD gene encoding high frequency lysogenization protein HflD: MAKNYYEITLALAGVCQSAHVVQQLAHTGNCDNDVLHTSLNSVLNLNPASTLAVYGNDEQNLKVGLETLLGILNTSSNKGAGAELSRYAFSLIALERKLNAKSASLDELGKRIGQLERQLEHFELLSETIVSALAAIYVDVISTLGPRIQVTGSPEVLQNSQVQAKVRAALLAGIRSVVLWQQIGGGRLQLMFSRSQLVKEAKQILARCTSV; the protein is encoded by the coding sequence GTGGCTAAGAATTATTATGAAATCACGCTGGCGTTAGCCGGCGTTTGCCAATCGGCGCATGTAGTCCAACAGTTGGCCCATACGGGTAACTGTGATAACGATGTTCTGCATACCTCACTGAACAGCGTGTTAAATCTCAATCCGGCGTCCACGCTTGCCGTTTATGGCAATGATGAGCAAAACCTGAAAGTTGGGCTGGAAACGCTGTTAGGCATTTTGAACACCAGCAGCAATAAAGGCGCGGGGGCAGAATTATCACGCTATGCATTCAGCCTGATTGCGTTAGAACGTAAGCTAAATGCAAAATCTGCCTCGCTGGACGAATTGGGCAAACGTATCGGCCAGTTGGAGCGGCAGCTAGAACATTTCGAGCTGCTTTCCGAGACAATCGTTAGCGCACTGGCTGCGATTTACGTGGATGTCATCAGTACGCTGGGGCCACGTATCCAGGTTACCGGCTCACCGGAGGTGCTACAAAACAGCCAGGTGCAGGCTAAAGTGCGTGCCGCACTATTGGCTGGTATCCGTTCTGTCGTGCTTTGGCAACAGATTGGCGGCGGACGCTTACAGTTGATGTTTTCACGCAGTCAATTGGTCAAAGAAGCAAAACAGATATTGGCACGTTGCACATCCGTTTAA
- the potD gene encoding spermidine/putrescine ABC transporter substrate-binding protein PotD has translation MKKWPHLLAACAIAFGINTANANDGKTLYFYNWTEYVPPGLLEQFTKETGIKVIYSTYESNESMYAKLKTYKDGAYDLVVPSTYFISKMSKEGMLQKIDTSKLSNFHNLDPNLLHKSFDPNNDYSIPYIWGATAIGINHEVIDPASVTSWADLWDKKYKDSLLLTDDAREVFQIALRKLGYSANTTDPKEIETAYKELQALMPNVLTFNSDNPGNPFIEGEVNLGMVWNGSAYVARQAGTPLDVIWPKEGGIFWMDSLAIPANAKNVDGAMKLIDFLLRPEVAAQVAETIGYPTPNLAAKKLLPAEVSGDKTLYPDDETIAKGEWQNDVGSASTLYETYFQQLKAGR, from the coding sequence ATGAAAAAGTGGCCACACCTACTGGCAGCCTGCGCGATCGCGTTTGGCATCAACACCGCCAATGCCAACGACGGCAAAACGCTCTATTTCTATAACTGGACCGAATACGTTCCGCCAGGTCTGCTGGAACAGTTCACCAAAGAAACGGGTATCAAGGTGATTTACTCCACCTATGAATCGAATGAGAGTATGTATGCCAAGCTGAAAACCTATAAGGACGGCGCCTACGATCTAGTCGTGCCATCGACCTATTTCATCTCCAAGATGAGTAAAGAAGGCATGCTGCAAAAGATTGATACCAGTAAGCTCAGCAATTTCCATAATCTCGATCCGAACCTGCTGCACAAGTCCTTCGATCCAAACAATGACTACTCTATTCCCTATATCTGGGGCGCAACGGCGATTGGTATTAATCATGAAGTGATTGATCCCGCCAGTGTCACCAGTTGGGCCGATCTGTGGGATAAAAAATATAAAGACAGCCTGCTACTGACGGATGATGCGCGTGAAGTGTTCCAGATCGCCCTGCGTAAACTGGGTTACTCCGCCAATACTACCGATCCGAAGGAGATTGAGACGGCGTATAAAGAACTGCAAGCCCTGATGCCAAACGTGCTGACGTTCAACTCGGACAACCCCGGGAACCCGTTCATCGAGGGTGAAGTCAATTTGGGCATGGTGTGGAACGGTTCTGCCTACGTGGCGCGTCAGGCAGGAACACCGCTGGATGTCATCTGGCCCAAAGAAGGCGGCATCTTCTGGATGGATAGCCTGGCCATTCCGGCCAACGCCAAGAACGTTGACGGCGCGATGAAGTTGATCGACTTCCTGCTACGCCCAGAAGTGGCAGCACAGGTTGCGGAAACCATCGGCTATCCGACACCGAATCTGGCAGCGAAAAAATTACTACCGGCAGAGGTTTCAGGGGACAAAACGCTGTACCCGGACGATGAAACCATCGCCAAAGGCGAATGGCAGAACGACGTTGGCAGCGCCAGCACGCTATACGAAACCTATTTCCAGCAGCTAAAAGCGGGTCGTTAA
- the potC gene encoding spermidine/putrescine ABC transporter permease PotC, with the protein MTGRLIRGGFMSIIYAYLYIPIIILIVNSFNQARFGINWQGFTLDWYRLLMNNDSLLQAAQHSLTMAVFSATFATLIGSLTAVALYRYRFRGKPFVGGMLFVVMMSPDIVMAISLLVLFMLLGISLGFWSLLFSHITFCLPFVVVTVYSRLKGFDVRMLEAARDLGASEVIILRKIILPLAMPAVAASWLLSFTLSMDDVVVSSFVTGPAYEILPLKIYSMVKVGVSPEVNALATILLILSLVLVLSSQLILRDRAGK; encoded by the coding sequence ATGACCGGACGCTTAATCCGCGGTGGATTTATGTCCATCATTTACGCTTACCTGTACATTCCGATCATTATTCTGATTGTAAATTCGTTTAATCAGGCACGTTTCGGCATCAACTGGCAGGGATTTACGCTGGACTGGTATCGACTGCTGATGAACAACGACAGCCTCCTTCAGGCTGCACAGCACTCGCTGACGATGGCGGTGTTTTCCGCGACGTTCGCCACGCTGATCGGTTCCCTGACGGCCGTCGCACTGTATCGTTATCGTTTTCGCGGCAAACCTTTTGTCGGCGGCATGCTGTTCGTGGTGATGATGTCGCCGGATATCGTGATGGCAATTTCGCTGCTGGTGCTCTTCATGTTGCTGGGTATATCGCTGGGATTTTGGTCGCTGCTGTTTTCCCACATCACGTTCTGCCTGCCGTTTGTGGTGGTGACCGTCTACTCGCGTCTGAAAGGTTTTGACGTGCGAATGCTGGAAGCCGCGCGCGATTTGGGTGCCAGCGAAGTGATTATCCTGCGCAAAATCATTCTGCCGCTGGCGATGCCGGCCGTGGCGGCCAGTTGGCTGCTCAGCTTTACGCTGTCGATGGATGACGTGGTGGTTTCCTCGTTTGTCACCGGCCCAGCGTATGAGATTCTGCCATTGAAAATTTACTCGATGGTGAAGGTCGGCGTATCCCCAGAAGTCAACGCGCTGGCAACGATCCTGCTGATTCTATCGCTCGTACTGGTACTCAGTAGCCAGTTGATTTTACGTGACCGCGCCGGAAAATAA
- the phoP gene encoding two-component system response regulator PhoP, protein MRILVVEDNVLLLHHLTVQMNEMGHQVDAASDAKEADYFLHENMPDIAIVDLGLPDEDGMSMIRRWRANQAKLPILVLTAREGWQDKVAVLEAGADDYVTKPFHMEEVVARLQALMRRNSGLASQIISLPPFEVDLSRRELVIHSTPIKLTAFEYTIIETLIRNTGKVVSKDSLMLQLYPDAELRESHTIDVLMGRLRKKIQQADAPDVITTVRGQGYRFDIDTPSGSV, encoded by the coding sequence ATGCGGATTCTGGTCGTTGAAGATAATGTATTACTACTCCATCATTTAACCGTTCAGATGAACGAAATGGGGCATCAGGTTGACGCCGCGTCTGACGCTAAAGAAGCGGATTATTTTTTGCATGAAAACATGCCGGACATTGCGATTGTCGACCTCGGACTGCCCGATGAAGATGGGATGAGCATGATCCGTCGCTGGCGTGCCAATCAGGCCAAGCTGCCTATTCTGGTACTGACTGCGCGTGAAGGTTGGCAAGACAAAGTTGCCGTGCTGGAAGCCGGTGCGGATGACTACGTAACGAAACCCTTCCATATGGAAGAAGTCGTGGCACGTCTGCAGGCGCTGATGCGACGCAACAGCGGGTTGGCATCACAAATCATCAGCCTACCGCCCTTTGAGGTTGATTTGTCGCGGCGCGAATTGGTGATCCACAGCACCCCCATCAAGTTAACCGCGTTTGAATACACCATTATCGAGACGTTGATTCGCAACACAGGTAAAGTCGTCAGCAAAGACTCCCTGATGCTACAACTGTATCCAGATGCGGAGTTGCGGGAAAGTCATACCATCGATGTGTTGATGGGCCGATTACGCAAGAAAATTCAGCAGGCCGACGCACCGGATGTGATCACTACCGTGCGTGGGCAAGGATATCGTTTTGATATTGATACACCCTCAGGCTCGGTATGA
- the pepT gene encoding peptidase T, which translates to MDKLLDRFLNYVSFDTQSKSGVRQVPSTDGQLKLARALQQELLDLGFEQIALSKQGCLTATLPANVAWSVPAIGFISHMDTSPDFSGKNVNPQILENYRGGDIALGMGDEVLSPVMFPVLHQLLGHTLITTDGKTLLGADDKAGIAEIITALVRLRKNQLPHGDIRIAFTPDEEIGKGAQFFDVKAFNAQWAYTVDGGGVGELEYENFNAASVQVKIVGNNVHPGSAKGVMVNALTLASRYHQYVPANESPEQTDGYQGFYHLHSMKGSVERADLHYIVRDFDHNGFERRKQVMLDIAEKVGVGLHPDCYIEVTITDTYYNMREQVEQHPHIIALAQQAMRDCDIEPNMKPIRGGTDGAHLSFLGLPCPNLFTGGYNYHGKHEFVTLEGMEKAVSVIMRIAELTALRAKP; encoded by the coding sequence ATGGATAAACTACTCGACAGATTTTTGAACTACGTTTCATTTGATACACAGTCTAAATCCGGCGTTCGGCAGGTGCCGAGCACTGATGGTCAATTGAAACTGGCGCGTGCGTTACAGCAGGAACTGCTCGATCTGGGATTTGAACAGATCGCATTGAGCAAACAGGGTTGCCTAACGGCGACGCTTCCGGCGAACGTTGCCTGGTCAGTGCCGGCTATCGGCTTTATTTCACATATGGATACGTCACCGGATTTTAGCGGCAAAAATGTGAATCCGCAGATTTTGGAAAACTATCGCGGCGGCGACATTGCCTTGGGTATGGGGGATGAAGTGCTGTCACCGGTGATGTTCCCTGTGCTGCATCAGCTACTGGGACACACGCTGATTACGACAGATGGCAAAACGCTGCTGGGGGCGGATGATAAAGCGGGGATCGCGGAGATTATTACCGCGCTGGTGCGTCTGAGAAAAAACCAACTGCCGCACGGCGATATTCGTATTGCCTTTACGCCCGATGAAGAAATTGGTAAGGGCGCGCAGTTTTTTGATGTCAAAGCGTTTAATGCGCAGTGGGCCTATACCGTGGACGGCGGTGGTGTCGGCGAACTGGAGTATGAGAATTTTAATGCCGCGTCGGTTCAAGTGAAAATCGTGGGCAACAATGTGCATCCCGGTAGTGCGAAGGGTGTGATGGTCAATGCGCTAACGCTGGCCTCTCGCTATCATCAGTATGTGCCAGCGAATGAATCGCCGGAGCAGACGGACGGCTATCAAGGGTTCTACCACCTTCACAGCATGAAAGGTTCTGTGGAGCGGGCAGATCTGCACTACATCGTCAGGGATTTTGACCACAACGGCTTTGAACGGCGCAAGCAGGTGATGCTGGATATTGCGGAAAAGGTCGGCGTGGGGCTGCATCCGGATTGCTATATCGAAGTCACGATTACTGATACTTATTACAATATGCGTGAGCAGGTTGAGCAGCACCCGCACATTATCGCGTTGGCACAACAGGCGATGCGGGATTGCGATATTGAACCGAATATGAAGCCGATTCGTGGTGGTACTGACGGCGCACACCTGTCATTCCTGGGGTTACCGTGCCCGAATTTGTTTACCGGCGGCTACAACTATCATGGCAAACATGAATTTGTCACGCTGGAAGGCATGGAAAAGGCCGTGTCTGTGATTATGCGCATTGCCGAGCTGACGGCGCTGCGTGCAAAACCGTAA
- a CDS encoding cupin domain-containing protein gives MDYQLNLDWQDFLANYWQKRPLLIKGGFTNFIDPISPDELAGLALENEVDSRLVSHQNGRWQVSHGPFESYDHLGESNWSLLVQAVDHWHEPSSALMQPFRQLPDWRTDDLMISFSVPGGGVGPHLDQYDVFIIQGTGRRRWRIGEKIPMKQHCPHPDLLQVDPFEAIIDAELEPGDIVYIPPGFPHEGYSLENSLNYSVGFRAPNARELVSGFADYVLSRELGSYRYSDPEIPSREHIASVLPQELDALQKMMLELVQQPEHFQNWFGEFISQSRHELDLSPPEPPYQAGEVYEYLQQGEPLRRLGGLRVICVGDGCFVNGEKVNCTHKAALFALAEHTTIDAEQLGDSLDDPSFLAQLTVLINNGYWYFAD, from the coding sequence ATGGACTATCAGCTCAATCTCGACTGGCAGGATTTTTTAGCGAACTACTGGCAAAAGCGGCCGCTCCTGATTAAAGGTGGTTTCACTAATTTTATCGACCCGATCTCACCTGACGAACTCGCGGGTCTGGCGTTGGAAAATGAAGTAGATAGTCGTCTCGTCAGCCATCAGAACGGACGCTGGCAGGTGAGCCACGGTCCTTTCGAGAGCTACGACCATCTGGGGGAAAGCAACTGGTCACTGTTGGTGCAGGCTGTCGATCATTGGCATGAACCTTCTTCCGCCCTGATGCAGCCATTCCGACAGCTACCGGATTGGCGTACTGATGATTTGATGATTTCATTCTCCGTTCCCGGTGGTGGCGTAGGACCACATCTGGATCAGTATGATGTTTTCATCATTCAGGGTACAGGCCGCCGCCGCTGGCGCATTGGTGAGAAAATACCGATGAAGCAGCACTGCCCGCATCCAGACCTGCTCCAGGTCGATCCGTTTGAAGCCATTATTGATGCAGAGCTGGAACCGGGTGATATCGTGTACATCCCACCAGGCTTCCCACATGAAGGCTATTCGCTGGAGAATTCACTGAATTATTCGGTCGGCTTCCGCGCACCAAACGCTCGCGAACTGGTCAGCGGCTTTGCCGACTATGTGCTTTCGCGCGAACTCGGCAGCTATCGCTACAGCGACCCTGAGATCCCATCCCGTGAACATATCGCCAGCGTACTGCCGCAAGAGCTGGATGCGTTGCAAAAAATGATGCTAGAACTGGTGCAACAGCCAGAACATTTCCAGAACTGGTTTGGTGAATTTATTTCCCAGTCTCGTCATGAGCTTGACCTCTCACCGCCGGAACCGCCTTATCAGGCCGGTGAAGTGTATGAATACCTGCAACAAGGTGAGCCGCTGCGTCGTTTAGGCGGCTTGCGGGTCATTTGTGTTGGAGATGGCTGCTTCGTTAACGGGGAGAAAGTGAACTGTACGCACAAGGCAGCGCTGTTTGCGTTGGCTGAGCACACGACTATTGATGCGGAACAACTGGGCGATTCGCTGGACGATCCCTCTTTCCTCGCACAGCTAACCGTGCTGATTAACAACGGTTACTGGTATTTCGCGGATTAA